In Candidatus Dadabacteria bacterium, the DNA window CTTAAGGAGGAGTGTTGGGCAGGAATCAGGGAATCTTGAGGTGAAAACCCGGAGTCTGTCTGTGAAACTTGCTCCCCACCCCGGTATTACCCCCAAAATCCACTCACATGCACGGAATCACCGTGAGATAAATCCGGTCCAATATGGATTAACCCGCCGGAGTCGATTATACTAACAGTTTTCCAACCGGCCATCTTTCGAAAAAAAAGGGAACTGAACATGTCTAAAATCATGGATGGCAAAAAGGTCTCTCAAGACATTAAAGAATGGATCATCCGAAGGACCCAGGAACTTAAAGACCGCGCGGGAGTAGTGCCCGGTCTTGCTTCTATTCTGGTCGGCGACGATCCCGCGTCCGAAATATACGTGAGGAACAAGAGAAGGGCGTGCGGAAGATGTGGAATGCTTTCAGAAGAATACAATCTTCCGGAGGAAACCTCAGAACAGGAGCTTCTTTCGCTGATCGAGCGCCTCAACTCGGATGAAAAGATTCACGGCATACTGGTACAGCTCCCCCTTCCGGTCCATATGAATCCGGCAAAAGTGATAAGAACGGTGTCTCCTGACAAAGATGTCGACGGGTTTCATCCCGAGAACATCGGAAAACTGTTCCAGGAAAACCCTAGCGCCATCTCCTGCACCCCGTACGGAATAGAAAAAATTCTCGATTACTACGGCATAGAGATATTGGGCAAGCACGTAGTGGTCGTTGGAAAAAGCAACATAGTTGGAAAACCCGCGGCGGCCTTGATGCTTAACAGGGACGCCACCGTCACCATAGCCCATATCGAAACTCGAAACCTCTCGTCTATAACCACCATGGCGGACATACTGATAGTCGCAATAGGGGATCCGCAGTTCATAAAAAAGGAGATGATAAAG includes these proteins:
- the folD gene encoding bifunctional methylenetetrahydrofolate dehydrogenase/methenyltetrahydrofolate cyclohydrolase FolD; protein product: MSKIMDGKKVSQDIKEWIIRRTQELKDRAGVVPGLASILVGDDPASEIYVRNKRRACGRCGMLSEEYNLPEETSEQELLSLIERLNSDEKIHGILVQLPLPVHMNPAKVIRTVSPDKDVDGFHPENIGKLFQENPSAISCTPYGIEKILDYYGIEILGKHVVVVGKSNIVGKPAAALMLNRDATVTIAHIETRNLSSITTMADILIVAIGDPQFIKKEMIKDGAVLIDVGINRNESGKIVGDIDFEDVKEKASYITPVPGGVGPMTITMLLWNTLEAAEIFVLGE